The Desulfovibrio aminophilus genome window below encodes:
- a CDS encoding methyl-accepting chemotaxis protein, whose translation MMRLMSIGTRIFLLLGVIVCFVAGTVLAFLHNAGKIEAMGVEQVQVQMLDLQKQKIQVATRSMALSLGQELAGVAGDEARVEFIRRAVDPIRFEDDKSGYYFVYRGTVNVALPPKKEVQGKDMAESKDKNGVFFVRELARQAAAGGGFVQYIFPKPGKGDQPKLGYAEMIPGTDLWIGTGIYIDNIEQAKQGIAQAVGELVRADTLMLLLVLGAVFLLGVLPLSIVTIRGIVRPLSQATNAACGIAGGSYDVNLDESGRDEVASLQKALNTMARTLRGNIAQITAKSAEAEEKARVAERALADAEQARGQAESARREGILLAAGRLETIVEKVTGAAEAIAARSRDIRQGTDVQRDRIQSTATAMEEMNATVLEVARNASEAAESGNHARAEAEKGAEVVGQSVEALRATYSEADHLQENMNQLGGQAESIGRILGVITDIADQTNLLALNAAIEAARAGDAGRGFAVVADEVRKLAEKTMTATKEVGDAILGIQSAATANIGTTRKVLADLSRAVELSSHSGEALRAIVNGVQTSADQIRGIATAAEEQSAASEEINRSVEEVNSITSATARNVEDAARAVEALDEQMARLRDLIRELKEG comes from the coding sequence ATGATGCGGCTCATGTCCATCGGAACGAGAATATTTTTGCTCCTGGGCGTCATCGTCTGCTTCGTGGCCGGGACGGTGCTGGCCTTCCTGCACAACGCGGGAAAGATCGAGGCCATGGGCGTGGAGCAGGTCCAGGTCCAGATGCTCGACCTCCAGAAGCAGAAGATCCAGGTGGCCACGCGCAGCATGGCCCTGTCCCTGGGCCAGGAGTTGGCGGGAGTCGCCGGGGACGAGGCTCGGGTGGAGTTCATCCGAAGGGCCGTGGACCCCATCCGCTTCGAGGATGACAAGTCCGGCTACTACTTCGTCTACCGGGGCACGGTGAACGTGGCCCTGCCGCCCAAGAAGGAAGTCCAGGGCAAGGACATGGCCGAGAGCAAGGACAAGAACGGGGTCTTCTTCGTCCGGGAGCTGGCCCGGCAGGCGGCGGCCGGGGGCGGCTTCGTGCAGTATATCTTTCCCAAGCCGGGCAAGGGCGACCAGCCCAAGCTGGGCTATGCCGAGATGATCCCGGGCACGGACCTCTGGATCGGCACCGGCATCTACATCGACAACATCGAGCAGGCCAAGCAGGGCATCGCCCAGGCCGTCGGCGAGCTGGTCCGCGCCGACACCCTGATGCTCCTTCTCGTGCTCGGGGCCGTCTTCCTTCTCGGCGTCCTGCCCCTGAGCATCGTGACCATCCGGGGCATCGTCCGGCCGCTGTCCCAGGCCACCAACGCGGCCTGCGGCATCGCCGGGGGCAGCTACGACGTGAACCTGGACGAGTCCGGCCGCGACGAGGTGGCCAGCCTGCAGAAGGCCCTCAACACCATGGCCCGCACCCTGCGCGGCAACATCGCCCAGATCACGGCCAAGTCCGCCGAGGCCGAGGAGAAGGCCCGCGTGGCCGAGCGCGCCCTGGCCGACGCCGAGCAGGCCAGGGGCCAGGCCGAGAGCGCCCGGCGCGAGGGCATCCTCCTGGCCGCCGGACGCCTGGAAACCATCGTGGAAAAGGTCACCGGCGCGGCCGAGGCCATCGCCGCCCGCTCCCGCGACATCCGCCAGGGAACCGACGTGCAGCGCGACCGCATCCAGTCCACGGCCACGGCCATGGAGGAGATGAACGCCACGGTGCTGGAGGTGGCCAGGAACGCCTCCGAGGCGGCCGAGTCCGGCAACCACGCGCGTGCCGAGGCCGAGAAGGGCGCGGAGGTGGTGGGCCAGTCCGTGGAGGCCCTGCGCGCCACCTACAGCGAGGCCGACCATCTCCAGGAGAACATGAACCAGCTCGGCGGCCAGGCCGAATCCATCGGCAGGATTCTCGGCGTGATCACGGACATCGCGGACCAGACCAACCTCCTGGCGCTGAACGCGGCCATCGAGGCGGCCCGGGCGGGCGACGCCGGGCGCGGCTTCGCCGTGGTGGCCGACGAGGTGCGCAAGCTGGCCGAGAAGACCATGACCGCCACCAAGGAGGTGGGCGACGCCATCCTGGGCATCCAGAGCGCCGCCACGGCCAACATCGGGACCACCCGCAAGGTGCTCGCCGACCTGAGCCGGGCCGTGGAGCTCTCCAGCCATTCCGGCGAGGCCCTGCGGGCCATCGTCAATGGGGTGCAGACTTCGGCCGATCAGATCCGCGGCATCGCCACCGCGGCCGAGGAGCAATCCGCGGCCTCGGAGGAGATCAACAGATCCGTGGAGGAGGTCAACAGCATCACCTCGGCCACCGCCCGCAACGTGGAAGACGCGGCGCGGGCCGTGGAGGCGCTCGACGAGCAGATGGCCCGGCTGCGCGATCTGATTCGGGAACTGAAGGAAGGCTAG
- a CDS encoding diguanylate cyclase, whose amino-acid sequence MTYLVTIQINLFMCLLLAITLAAAFLKLDTGKRESRLFTGMALSIAVLLVLEVWSVVLNANFNDAVRSSGHLVTLNRLVNAAGFAMVPVPPLLFLLFLHTWTSRPVTRKWLLACAVPLFANTLLAVLSVGQDVLFAISPENEYARGKYFLASPLVSYCFFFLSALFIWRNRARLRLEEIGFLLTVLAIPAVIGYIQLKYFVYLTIWNSWAVSAIVLFVCILIRKAEMDDLTRLGNRTLYRDIIFRARRMKDLRMSIALLDLDGLKKINDAHGHGEGDHAIRVLAEGMRMVFGREFNPMRFGGDEFAVARFSDDPALLTERIARLEAWLEEYNASSGKPYAITFSHGLAVSRPGEDVEELLRRCDTMMYERKRRRICAG is encoded by the coding sequence ATGACCTATCTCGTCACGATCCAGATCAACCTGTTCATGTGTCTGCTGCTGGCCATCACCCTGGCCGCGGCGTTCCTGAAGCTCGACACGGGAAAGAGGGAAAGCAGGCTCTTCACCGGCATGGCGCTGAGCATCGCCGTCCTGCTCGTGCTGGAGGTCTGGAGCGTGGTGCTCAATGCGAACTTCAACGACGCCGTTCGCTCCAGCGGGCATCTCGTGACCCTGAACAGGCTCGTCAACGCGGCCGGGTTCGCCATGGTCCCGGTCCCGCCCCTGCTGTTCCTGCTCTTCCTGCACACCTGGACATCCAGGCCGGTCACGCGGAAATGGCTCCTGGCCTGCGCCGTTCCGTTGTTCGCCAACACGCTGCTTGCCGTGCTGAGCGTCGGCCAGGACGTGCTGTTCGCCATCTCGCCGGAGAACGAATACGCCCGGGGAAAATACTTCCTCGCCTCGCCGCTGGTCAGCTACTGCTTCTTTTTCCTCAGCGCGCTGTTCATCTGGCGCAACCGGGCCCGGCTGCGCCTGGAGGAGATCGGCTTCCTGCTGACCGTGCTCGCCATCCCGGCGGTCATCGGATACATCCAGCTGAAATATTTCGTCTACCTGACCATCTGGAACAGCTGGGCCGTGTCGGCCATCGTGCTCTTCGTTTGCATCCTCATCCGCAAGGCGGAGATGGACGACCTGACGCGGCTCGGCAACCGCACGCTCTACCGCGACATCATCTTCAGGGCGAGGCGGATGAAGGATCTCAGGATGTCCATCGCCCTGCTCGACCTGGACGGGCTCAAGAAGATCAACGACGCCCACGGCCACGGCGAGGGCGACCACGCCATCCGCGTGCTCGCGGAGGGCATGCGCATGGTCTTCGGCCGCGAGTTCAACCCCATGCGCTTCGGCGGCGACGAATTCGCGGTGGCGCGATTCAGCGACGACCCGGCGCTGTTGACCGAACGGATCGCCAGGCTGGAGGCCTGGCTGGAGGAATACAACGCCTCCTCGGGCAAGCCCTACGCCATCACGTTCAGCCACGGCCTCGCCGTGTCCAGGCCGGGCGAGGATGTGGAAGAACTGCTGCGCCGCTGCGACACGATGATGTACGAGCGCAAGCGGCGGCGCATCTGCGCGGGCTGA
- a CDS encoding FAD-binding oxidoreductase codes for MLTDRQKESLLSLFPGDGCVLDPEQALALGADASRRFARPWAVVRPETGEQAAEFLRFAQAENLPVYPRARGTSRVGGAVPEHGGVVVSMLRMDKILDVDAADFVAEVEPGVVTGAFQARLREQRLFYPPDPASAGYSTIGGNAATCAGGMRAVKYGVTRDYVLGLSAALPGGRIIRAGGRCHKDVSGLDLTRLFVGSGGTLGLITRLTLKLLPLPEAQASLLCAFASLEAALDAARTGFEAGILPVSLEFLDATALGAVADAGCALCPADSGAALLYRLDGSAGAVLADLDRLKTVLAPLRPLALETAATPEAEEKLWEVRRTVSQALHRVGPDKAAEDVAVPRGRIPAAVAAFREAGRANGLRVACFGHLGDGNIHVNVLFDAQKPDELRRAASAKEAVLRAALDLGGTLSGEHGLGLTKGAYLPWRHGPEEIALMRGVKAVFDPQGIMNPGKEWG; via the coding sequence ATGCTGACCGATCGTCAGAAAGAATCTCTGCTCTCGCTGTTTCCGGGCGACGGCTGCGTCCTGGATCCGGAGCAGGCCCTGGCCCTGGGCGCGGACGCCTCGCGCCGTTTCGCCCGGCCCTGGGCCGTGGTCCGGCCCGAGACCGGCGAGCAGGCGGCCGAGTTCCTGCGTTTCGCCCAGGCCGAGAACCTGCCCGTGTATCCCCGCGCCCGGGGCACCAGCCGGGTGGGCGGGGCCGTGCCCGAACACGGCGGGGTGGTGGTCTCCATGCTGCGCATGGACAAGATCCTGGACGTGGACGCGGCGGACTTCGTGGCCGAGGTGGAGCCCGGGGTGGTCACGGGCGCGTTCCAGGCCCGGTTGCGGGAACAGCGTCTGTTCTACCCGCCGGACCCGGCCAGCGCGGGCTACTCGACCATCGGCGGCAACGCGGCCACCTGCGCCGGGGGCATGCGCGCGGTGAAGTACGGCGTGACCCGGGACTACGTGCTCGGACTCTCGGCGGCCCTGCCCGGCGGCCGGATCATCCGCGCGGGCGGCCGCTGCCACAAGGACGTCTCGGGCCTGGACCTGACGCGGCTCTTCGTGGGTTCCGGCGGCACGCTGGGACTCATCACCCGGCTGACCCTCAAGCTCCTGCCCCTGCCCGAGGCCCAGGCCTCGCTGCTCTGCGCCTTCGCCTCCCTGGAGGCGGCCCTGGACGCGGCCCGGACCGGATTCGAGGCGGGCATCCTGCCGGTGTCCCTGGAATTTCTCGACGCCACGGCCCTGGGCGCGGTGGCCGACGCGGGCTGCGCCCTGTGCCCGGCGGATTCCGGCGCGGCCCTGCTCTACCGCCTGGACGGCTCGGCCGGGGCGGTGCTGGCGGACCTGGACCGGCTCAAGACGGTCCTGGCCCCGCTCAGGCCCCTGGCCCTGGAGACGGCGGCCACGCCCGAGGCCGAGGAAAAGCTCTGGGAGGTGCGGCGCACGGTGAGCCAGGCCCTGCACCGCGTGGGCCCGGACAAGGCCGCCGAGGACGTGGCCGTGCCCCGGGGGCGCATCCCGGCGGCCGTGGCCGCGTTCCGCGAGGCCGGGCGCGCCAACGGCCTGCGCGTGGCCTGCTTCGGCCACCTGGGCGACGGCAACATCCACGTGAACGTGCTCTTCGACGCCCAGAAGCCCGACGAGCTGCGCCGCGCGGCCTCGGCCAAGGAGGCCGTCCTGCGCGCGGCCCTGGACCTGGGCGGCACGCTCTCCGGCGAACACGGCCTGGGCCTGACCAAGGGGGCCTACCTGCCCTGGCGGCACGGGCCCGAGGAGATCGCGCTCATGCGCGGGGTCAAGGCCGTCTTCGATCCCCAGGGAATCATGAACCCCGGCAAGGAATGGGGCTGA
- the smpB gene encoding SsrA-binding protein SmpB, whose protein sequence is MSEKPEAAGRKPIAENRNARRLYEFTETLEAGLALQGSEVKSLRDGRVSFKDGYVDVRNGEAFLVGVHIAPYEKTSLFDRPDPERPRKLLLHRREIDRLQAKAEQKGLTIIPVRLYFTRGRVKLEIALAKGKKVHDRRDDLKQKDIARDTARQLAQYNK, encoded by the coding sequence ATGAGCGAAAAACCCGAAGCGGCCGGGCGCAAGCCCATCGCCGAAAACAGAAACGCCCGGCGGCTCTATGAGTTCACCGAGACCCTGGAGGCCGGACTCGCGCTCCAGGGCTCGGAGGTCAAGTCCCTGCGCGACGGCCGCGTGAGCTTCAAGGACGGCTACGTGGACGTGAGGAACGGCGAGGCCTTCCTCGTCGGCGTGCACATCGCGCCCTACGAGAAGACCTCCCTCTTCGACCGGCCCGACCCCGAACGGCCCCGCAAGCTCCTCCTCCACCGCCGCGAGATCGACCGGCTCCAGGCCAAGGCCGAGCAGAAGGGCCTGACCATCATCCCCGTGCGCCTCTACTTCACGCGCGGCCGGGTCAAGCTGGAAATCGCCCTGGCCAAGGGCAAGAAGGTCCACGACCGCCGCGACGACCTGAAGCAGAAGGACATCGCCCGCGACACCGCGCGCCAGCTGGCCCAATACAACAAATAG
- the ptsP gene encoding phosphoenolpyruvate--protein phosphotransferase, which produces MARVVIPGISVSTGIAIGKAFFLNRNRLAHLPRLTVADEAVPHELDRLAQAFRQAEEELAAARDKVPAELQEHRLIIDSHLMMLKDPKLRGSARSYIADMRLNAEWALEKALGDLEKTFGALDDVYIRERMQDVRFVIVKVQSHLIGEDKDLRSIQGRVIIMAHDLTPADTVELDVNKILGFATVQGGKTSHTGIMARTLGIPAMVGVADLESHVLEGDFVVIDGLAGKIVVDPDEDELTSYNELSAQFEDYTRRIIRECQLPAETSDGYRVQVMANIELLEEVAAVLDRGGEGIGLYRTEYSYLNRTDLPSEEELAEKYSDLVSIMAPRRVIFRTLDLGADKFIQSFGSLEEPNPALGMRAIRFCLRHPDLFRSQLRAICRASAYGNASIMFPMISGLKELRRAKSLLRDTQDELRREGVPFNEEMPVGIMVELPSAVMIAEFLADECDFFSIGTNDLIQYSVGIDRTNRHVSYLYQPLHPAVLRAIKHVTDAAHQAGIEVSLCGEVASDPFCVPIIMGMQVDSISLTPQAIPGIKRIIRQARMSDCRDLLREVLSCRTVGRVNRLVKETIFKRFPEELTFFASLLDNEEHGG; this is translated from the coding sequence GTGGCCCGAGTCGTCATTCCCGGCATTTCCGTCTCCACGGGCATCGCCATCGGCAAGGCGTTCTTCCTGAACCGCAACCGCCTGGCCCATCTGCCCCGCCTCACCGTGGCCGATGAGGCCGTGCCCCACGAGCTCGACCGCCTGGCCCAGGCCTTCCGCCAGGCCGAGGAGGAGCTGGCCGCCGCCCGCGACAAGGTCCCGGCCGAACTCCAGGAGCACCGGCTCATCATCGACTCCCACCTGATGATGCTCAAGGACCCCAAGCTGCGCGGCTCCGCCCGCTCCTACATCGCGGACATGCGCCTGAACGCCGAGTGGGCCCTGGAAAAGGCCCTCGGCGACCTGGAGAAGACCTTCGGGGCCCTGGACGACGTCTACATCCGCGAGCGGATGCAGGACGTCCGCTTCGTCATCGTCAAGGTCCAGTCCCACCTCATCGGCGAGGACAAGGACCTGCGCTCCATCCAGGGCCGGGTCATCATCATGGCCCACGACCTGACCCCGGCCGACACCGTGGAGCTGGACGTGAACAAGATCCTGGGCTTCGCCACGGTCCAGGGCGGCAAGACCTCGCACACCGGCATCATGGCCCGCACCCTGGGCATCCCGGCCATGGTCGGCGTGGCGGACCTGGAGTCCCACGTCCTCGAAGGCGACTTCGTGGTCATCGACGGCCTCGCGGGCAAGATCGTGGTCGATCCCGACGAGGACGAGCTGACCAGCTACAACGAGCTTTCCGCCCAGTTCGAGGACTACACCCGGCGCATCATCCGCGAATGCCAGCTCCCGGCCGAGACCAGCGACGGCTACCGCGTCCAGGTCATGGCCAACATCGAACTCCTGGAGGAGGTGGCCGCGGTCCTGGACCGGGGCGGCGAGGGCATCGGCCTCTACCGCACCGAGTACTCCTACCTGAACCGCACCGACCTGCCGAGCGAGGAGGAGCTGGCCGAGAAATACTCGGACCTCGTCTCCATCATGGCCCCCCGGAGGGTCATCTTCCGCACCCTGGACCTCGGCGCGGACAAGTTCATCCAGAGCTTCGGCTCCCTGGAGGAGCCCAACCCGGCCCTGGGCATGCGGGCCATCCGCTTCTGCCTCCGCCACCCGGACCTCTTCCGCTCCCAGCTGCGGGCCATCTGCCGGGCCAGCGCCTACGGCAACGCCTCGATCATGTTCCCCATGATCTCCGGGCTCAAGGAGCTGCGCCGGGCCAAGAGCCTCCTGCGCGACACCCAGGACGAGCTGCGCCGCGAGGGCGTGCCCTTCAACGAGGAGATGCCCGTGGGCATCATGGTCGAGCTGCCCTCGGCCGTGATGATCGCCGAGTTCCTGGCCGACGAGTGCGACTTCTTCAGCATCGGCACCAACGACCTCATCCAGTACAGCGTGGGCATCGACCGCACCAACCGGCACGTGTCCTACCTCTACCAGCCCCTGCACCCGGCCGTGCTGCGCGCCATCAAGCACGTCACCGACGCCGCCCACCAGGCGGGCATCGAGGTCAGCCTCTGCGGCGAGGTCGCCTCCGACCCCTTCTGCGTGCCGATCATCATGGGCATGCAGGTGGACAGCATCTCGCTGACTCCCCAGGCCATCCCGGGCATCAAGCGGATCATCCGCCAGGCCCGCATGTCCGACTGCCGCGACCTGCTGCGCGAGGTCCTCTCCTGCCGCACCGTGGGCCGCGTCAACCGACTGGTCAAGGAGACCATCTTCAAGCGCTTCCCCGAGGAGCTGACCTTCTTCGCCTCCCTCCTGGACAATGAGGAGCACGGCGGATAG
- a CDS encoding HPr family phosphocarrier protein, protein MNEARDAEAALPGEVTRRVVVTNQLGLHARPAGKLAQTAQNFKASISIVCQDQEVDAKSILEILTLAAAQGSALDLRAKGEDAAQAVESLERLFRSKFGEER, encoded by the coding sequence ATGAACGAGGCGAGGGACGCCGAGGCAGCTCTGCCGGGCGAGGTGACCCGGCGGGTGGTGGTGACCAACCAGCTCGGGCTGCACGCGCGTCCGGCCGGGAAGCTGGCCCAGACCGCCCAGAACTTCAAGGCCTCCATCTCCATCGTCTGCCAGGACCAGGAAGTGGACGCCAAGAGCATTTTGGAGATCCTCACCCTGGCCGCGGCCCAGGGAAGCGCCCTGGACCTCAGGGCCAAGGGCGAGGACGCCGCCCAGGCCGTGGAAAGCCTGGAGAGGCTCTTCCGTTCCAAGTTCGGCGAGGAGCGCTAG
- a CDS encoding PTS system mannose/fructose/sorbose family transporter subunit IID, with product MPADRLTKAVIRSFLRCYLVGANFNPRGMQNIGLVYAMLPGLAAIHEDPARFRQAVKRYVRHYNSHPFWAPCLVGIFLSTEQRIAAGAFPPAMLEKVKDRTTYTLSAIGDSVFAGSLLIYWALSTACLLLAGHAAAAFAEGLVFFIGLQVFKVYTFWRGLRGGFLFLESLKRWDLINWGQRIKYANAALLLWFWILVWPKPVAWQGWLAGMLGLAVTARLVQRFHLPRTIPAVALAALWALYPVVAESLGGWPF from the coding sequence ATGCCCGCGGACAGGCTGACCAAGGCCGTGATCCGGTCATTCTTGCGCTGCTACCTGGTGGGGGCCAACTTCAACCCCAGGGGCATGCAGAACATCGGACTGGTCTACGCCATGCTCCCCGGGCTGGCCGCCATCCACGAGGATCCGGCCCGCTTCCGGCAGGCCGTGAAGCGCTACGTGCGCCACTACAACTCCCACCCCTTCTGGGCCCCCTGCCTGGTGGGCATCTTCCTCTCCACGGAGCAGCGCATCGCCGCCGGGGCCTTCCCCCCGGCCATGCTGGAGAAGGTCAAGGACCGGACCACCTACACCCTCTCGGCCATCGGCGATTCGGTCTTCGCGGGCAGCCTGCTCATCTACTGGGCCCTGTCCACGGCCTGCCTGCTCCTGGCCGGACACGCCGCGGCGGCCTTCGCCGAGGGTCTCGTTTTTTTCATTGGTCTCCAGGTGTTCAAGGTGTATACTTTCTGGCGCGGACTGCGCGGCGGCTTCCTCTTCCTGGAGAGCCTCAAGCGCTGGGACCTCATCAACTGGGGACAGCGCATCAAGTACGCCAACGCGGCCCTTTTGCTCTGGTTCTGGATTCTGGTGTGGCCCAAGCCCGTGGCCTGGCAGGGATGGCTGGCGGGCATGCTCGGCCTCGCCGTGACAGCCCGGCTCGTGCAGCGGTTCCACCTGCCCCGAACCATTCCGGCGGTGGCCCTGGCCGCGCTCTGGGCCCTTTATCCGGTGGTCGCCGAATCCCTCGGCGGCTGGCCGTTTTGA
- a CDS encoding biotin transporter BioY, whose protein sequence is MNPLAPLHRLVWTALLAASVAAGAWIVAPIGPVPVSLQPLFVFLAGYALGPRRGALCVLLYILAGVIGLPVFAGGRSGPAQLLGPTGGYLLGFVLSAWITGLATGGRGRALTWIRGLGFGIPALVAAYVPGVLWLRHVLDTDWTRALVLGLAPFLPWDCLKIVAAVACYRLLSRCRLLPGDGDAAPPGGGSCPRTG, encoded by the coding sequence GTGAACCCCCTGGCCCCGCTGCACCGGCTGGTCTGGACCGCGCTCCTGGCCGCCTCCGTGGCCGCCGGGGCCTGGATCGTGGCGCCCATCGGGCCGGTGCCGGTGTCGCTCCAGCCGCTGTTCGTCTTCCTGGCCGGATACGCCCTGGGCCCGCGCCGGGGCGCGCTCTGCGTCCTGCTCTACATCCTGGCCGGGGTCATCGGCCTGCCGGTGTTCGCGGGCGGACGCTCGGGACCGGCCCAGCTCCTGGGCCCCACGGGCGGCTATCTCCTGGGCTTCGTCCTCTCCGCCTGGATCACGGGCCTGGCCACGGGCGGACGCGGCCGCGCCCTGACCTGGATCAGGGGCCTGGGCTTCGGGATTCCGGCCCTGGTCGCGGCCTACGTCCCGGGAGTGCTCTGGCTGCGCCACGTCCTGGACACGGACTGGACCCGGGCCCTGGTCCTGGGGCTGGCCCCCTTCCTGCCTTGGGACTGCCTGAAGATCGTGGCCGCCGTGGCTTGCTACCGGCTGCTCTCCCGGTGTAGGCTGCTGCCGGGAGACGGGGACGCCGCGCCCCCCGGAGGAGGTTCATGCCCGCGGACAGGCTGA
- the bioB gene encoding biotin synthase BioB, protein MNRFDQIAEAVLNGRALSDAGLRAVTGAPDEDVPALSAAAQRVRRRFLGDTVSFCAIVNAKSGRCSENCAFCAQSGHHATDAPVHDFLPLPEIVAAARRARQAGACRLGIVTSGLAPRGGDFERLVEAVAAVRAEGVLADVSPGILDGGQIERLQAAGLAGYHHNLETSQDFFPNICTTHAWEDDALAVHQAVAAGLAVCSGGLFGLGESWDDRVDLALSLSRLGVASVPMNFLTPIPGTRMADRPILFRTEALKILALYRFLLPGAHLRVCGGRPAVFGADREAVLRSGADGLMIGDYLTTPGGSPERDRQAAAALGLRLETPEDAA, encoded by the coding sequence ATGAACCGCTTTGATCAGATCGCCGAGGCCGTGCTGAACGGCCGCGCCTTGTCCGACGCCGGCCTGCGGGCCGTGACCGGGGCCCCGGACGAGGACGTTCCCGCCCTCTCGGCCGCCGCCCAGCGCGTGCGGCGACGTTTCCTGGGCGACACCGTCTCCTTCTGCGCCATCGTCAACGCCAAGAGCGGGCGCTGTTCCGAGAACTGCGCCTTCTGCGCCCAGTCCGGCCACCATGCGACCGACGCCCCGGTGCACGACTTCCTGCCCCTGCCGGAGATCGTGGCCGCCGCGCGCCGGGCCCGCCAGGCCGGTGCCTGCCGCCTGGGCATCGTGACCAGCGGGCTCGCCCCGCGCGGCGGGGACTTCGAGCGGCTCGTGGAGGCCGTGGCCGCGGTCCGGGCCGAGGGCGTCCTGGCCGACGTCTCGCCCGGCATCCTGGACGGCGGGCAGATCGAGCGCCTCCAGGCCGCCGGGCTCGCGGGCTACCACCACAACCTGGAGACGTCCCAGGACTTCTTTCCGAACATCTGCACCACCCACGCCTGGGAGGACGACGCCCTGGCCGTGCACCAGGCCGTGGCCGCCGGGCTCGCCGTCTGTTCCGGCGGGCTCTTCGGCCTGGGCGAGTCCTGGGACGACCGGGTGGACCTGGCCCTGTCCCTGTCCCGCCTGGGCGTGGCCTCGGTGCCCATGAATTTCCTCACACCCATTCCGGGCACGCGCATGGCCGACCGGCCGATCCTCTTCCGGACCGAGGCCCTGAAGATCCTGGCCCTGTACCGCTTCCTCCTGCCCGGCGCGCACCTGCGCGTCTGCGGCGGCAGGCCCGCCGTGTTCGGGGCCGACCGCGAGGCCGTGCTCCGCTCCGGGGCCGACGGCCTGATGATCGGGGACTACCTGACCACCCCGGGCGGGAGCCCGGAGCGGGACCGGCAGGCGGCGGCCGCCCTGGGCCTGCGCCTGGAGACGCCGGAGGACGCGGCGTGA
- the hydG gene encoding [FeFe] hydrogenase H-cluster radical SAM maturase HydG, producing MNDATRADWVDEERIAKAMRAGDEAPKGKVREILLKALDMQGLDLDDVAVLAAIRDETLLRELFQTARKVKEEIYGRRLVLFAPLYISNLCRNECLYCAFRASNKELKRRALSQEEIAEETRIIIRQGHKRILLVAGESYPEKKGFDYVLESIATCYATKEGPGEIRRMNVNVAPLTEAQFRDLKATGIGTYQVFQETYHRDTYAKVHKTGPKTDFDWRATAMDRAMRAGIDDVGVGVLFGLYDWRFEMMALMQHIAHLEKEFGVGCHTISVPRIEPASGSDMASAPPHAVSDDDFRKIVAILRLAVPYTGMIMSTRENADMRRETLALGVSQISAGSRTNPGGYAEDEQFDASQFQLGDHRSLAEVIADVSELGYIPSFCTGCYRLGRTGQDFMDMAKPGLIKEKCGPNALSTFQEYLRDYAPVDLGRIGERAIGRELEDMAPKTRRVAERMLEKVREGRSDVFC from the coding sequence ATGAACGACGCGACGCGGGCGGACTGGGTGGACGAGGAGCGGATCGCCAAGGCCATGCGGGCCGGGGACGAGGCTCCCAAGGGCAAGGTCCGGGAGATTCTGCTCAAGGCCCTGGACATGCAGGGCTTGGACTTGGACGACGTGGCCGTGCTTGCGGCGATCCGGGACGAGACCCTGTTGCGCGAGCTGTTCCAGACGGCCCGCAAGGTCAAGGAGGAGATCTACGGGCGGCGGCTCGTGCTCTTCGCGCCCCTGTACATCTCCAACCTGTGCAGGAACGAGTGCCTGTACTGCGCCTTCCGGGCCTCCAACAAGGAACTCAAGCGCCGCGCCCTGAGCCAGGAGGAGATCGCCGAGGAGACGCGGATCATCATCCGCCAGGGCCACAAGCGCATCCTCCTGGTGGCGGGCGAGTCCTACCCGGAGAAGAAGGGCTTCGACTACGTGCTGGAGTCCATCGCCACCTGCTACGCCACCAAGGAGGGCCCGGGCGAGATCCGGCGCATGAACGTCAACGTCGCGCCCCTGACCGAGGCCCAGTTCCGCGACCTGAAGGCCACGGGCATCGGCACCTACCAGGTCTTCCAGGAGACCTATCACCGCGACACCTACGCCAAGGTGCACAAGACCGGGCCCAAGACCGACTTCGACTGGCGCGCCACGGCCATGGACCGGGCCATGCGCGCGGGAATCGACGACGTGGGCGTGGGCGTGCTTTTCGGCCTGTATGACTGGCGCTTCGAGATGATGGCCCTCATGCAGCACATCGCCCACCTGGAGAAGGAGTTCGGCGTGGGCTGCCACACCATCAGCGTGCCGCGCATCGAGCCCGCCTCGGGTTCGGACATGGCCTCGGCCCCGCCGCACGCGGTGAGCGACGACGACTTCCGCAAGATCGTGGCCATCCTGCGCCTGGCCGTGCCCTACACCGGCATGATCATGTCCACCCGCGAGAACGCGGACATGCGCCGCGAGACCCTGGCCCTGGGCGTGTCCCAGATCTCGGCGGGCAGCCGGACCAACCCCGGCGGCTACGCCGAGGACGAGCAGTTCGACGCCAGCCAGTTCCAGCTGGGCGACCACCGCTCCCTGGCCGAGGTCATCGCCGACGTCTCCGAACTGGGCTACATCCCCTCCTTCTGCACCGGCTGCTACCGCCTGGGCCGCACGGGCCAGGACTTCATGGACATGGCCAAGCCCGGGCTCATCAAGGAGAAGTGCGGGCCCAACGCCCTGTCCACCTTCCAGGAGTACCTGCGCGACTACGCCCCGGTGGACCTGGGCCGCATCGGCGAGCGGGCCATCGGCCGCGAGCTGGAGGACATGGCCCCCAAGACCCGGCGGGTGGCCGAGCGCATGCTGGAGAAGGTGCGCGAGGGGCGGAGCGATGTGTTCTGTTGA